In the genome of Bradyrhizobium ottawaense, the window GGGCGTGGTCGACGCGCGCGTTCGCCAATTATTGTCGCGGACGCTCGGCGTGGACGCCGCCGTTCAGGTCGCACTGCTCAACAACAAGGGATTGCAAGCCGTCTATAACGAGCTGGCGCTGGCCGAGACCGATCTGGTCGAGCAGAGCCTGCCGTCCAATCCCGTGTTCTCGATCTCGCGGATCTCAGGCAACGGCGCCAGCGAGATCGAGCGCCAGGTGGTCGGCGACATCCTAGCGCTCGCCACCCTGCCGTTCCGCTCCGACATTGCCCGCGACCGGTTCCGCCAGGCGCAGTTGCGCGCGGCGCTGGCGACGTTGCGGCTCGCCGCCGACGTCCGCGGCACCTACGTGCGTGCTGTCGCCGGCAACGAGATGGTGGCGCTGCTGACGGATGCGAAGGCGACGGCGGAATCGACCGCACAGCTCGCGGTCAAGCTCGGCGAGACCGGCTCGCTCAACAAGCTCGACCAGGCCCGCGAGCAGGTGTTTTACGCCGAGACCACCGCCGACCTCGCCACCGCGCGCCAGGCTGCGGCGAGTGCGCGCGAAAGGCTCGCGCGGCTGATGGGATTGTGGGACGGCGGCCTCGACTTCCGTCTGCCCAATCAATTGCCGCCGCTGCCGCGCCGGCCGCAGGCACTGCCCTTGATCGAGGCCGATGCGGTGGCCCATCGCATCGATCTACAGATCGCCCGACTGGATCTGACGGCGCTGGCGAAATCGCTGAACCTCACGGAGGCGACGCGCTTCGTAACCCTGCTCGATCTCGCCGGCATCTCCCGCCGCACCAGGGATCCCGAAGGCGCGCCCTTCCGCGAACGCGGATTCGACGTGCAGTTCCAGATCCCGATCTTCGACGGCGGCGAAGTCCGCGTGCGACAGGCGGCCGAGACTTACAATCTCGCCTTCAACCGCCTGACCGAGCGCGCCGTCAACGTGCGCTCGGAGGCACGCGATGCTTATCGTATCTATCGCTCGGCTTACGACGTCGCCAGCCACTACCAGCGCGAGATCATCCCGTTGCGTAAGATCATCACCGAGGAGATGCAGCTCCGCTTCTCCAGCATGCAGGTCGATATCTTTGCGCTGCTCACCGAGGCACGACAGCGTCTGGCCTCGCTGCGCGGCGCGATCGATGCCCGGCAACGTTTCTTCCTCGCCCAGTCCGACCTGCAGACCGCCGTCAATGGCGGCGGCGCGCCTGCTGCGGGCGGCGACACTTCAACCACCATCGCCGCGGCAGCGCCTGCCGATGGCGGCCACTGAGATGGAGGCCGGAATGTTTTCCCGCAGAGGATTTTTGGGCACCGCCGCGCTCGTCGGCGCATCCGCGGTCCAGGGCCGCGTGCAGGCGGCATCGATCCCGGAAGCTGCGCACATGGACAAGGTGGTGATGCAGCCGCCGCTGCATCCCGTCAGCGGGCCCGACTATCGCCCCGTCGTCACGCTGAACGGCTGGTCGCTGCCGTTTCGCATGAACGGCGACTGGAAGGAATTCCATCTCGTCGCCGAGCCCGTGGTGCGCGAATTCGCCGAGGGCATGAAGGTGAATCTGTGGGGCTACAACGGCCAGTCGCCGGGCCCGACGATCGAGGCGGTCGAGGGCGACAAGGTCCGCATCTTCGTCACCAACCGCCTGCCCGAATACACCACCGTGCACTGGCACGGCATGATCATTCCGAGCGGCATGGACGGCGTCGGCGGGCTGACCCAGCCGCACATCCAGCCGGGCAAGACCTTCGTCTACGAGTTCGAGATGAGGAAGAGCGGGACCTTCATGTACCACCCGCATTCCGACGAGATGGTGCAGATGGCGATGGGCATGATGGGCATGGTCGTCGTGCATCCGCGCGATCCGAACTTCCGGCCGGTCGACCGCGACTTCGTCTTTGTGATGAGCACCTATCGCGTCGATCCCGGCACCTATCTGCCGCAGGTCAACGAGATGACCGACTTCAACATGTGGACCTGGAATGCGCGGGTGTTTCCCGGCATCGATCCGCTGCCGGTCAGGCTCGGCGACAAGGTGCGCGTGCGGATCGGCAATCTCAGCATGACCAACCATCCGATCCATCTGCACGGCCACAGCTTCGCGGTGACCTGCACCGATGGCGGCTGGATTCCGGAGAGCGCGCAATATCCGGAGACGACGACCGACGTGCCGGTCGGCGCCGTGCGCGTGTTCGACGTGCTCGCCGACAATCCCGGCGACTGGGCGTTCCATTGCCACAAGTCGCATCACACCATGAACGCCATGGGACACGCGGTGCGCAATTTGATCGGCGTGTCGCGCAAGGACCTCGCCAAGGCGGTCGGCAAGCTCGCGCCTGACAGCATGGCGATGGGCTCGACCGGCATGGCGATGGGCAACATGGAGATGCCCGCGCCCGACAACACGCTGCCGATGATGACCGGCACCGGCCAGTTCGGCCCGATCGAGATGGGCGGCATGTTCACGGTAATGAAGATCCGCGAGGACCTCGCACGCGACGATTATCGCGATCCGGGCCCGTACAAGTTTCCGCAAGGCACCGTCGCCTACGAGGTCGAGGCGCCCGATGCGGCACCAGTGCGGCAGCCGGGCAAGCCGACGCACAAGATGAAGATGTGAGCGTTTCGATGAACCACCAACTGGAGACAACGATGAAGACGATCAAGCTCGGCCTCGCGCTGGCGGCGCTGTCGACCGCGCCGGTCCTTGCGCACGACAAGCACGGGCACGCGAGTTTTTCGGCCGGCGAACCCGGCGATCCCAACAAGCCCGCGCGCACCATCGA includes:
- a CDS encoding TolC family protein, with the protein product MTHQFARGLLVLATLSLCAPGLAGCAAFSPDSGMSAVSELTSQTINKDVAFVRTPEGAGVVDARVRQLLSRTLGVDAAVQVALLNNKGLQAVYNELALAETDLVEQSLPSNPVFSISRISGNGASEIERQVVGDILALATLPFRSDIARDRFRQAQLRAALATLRLAADVRGTYVRAVAGNEMVALLTDAKATAESTAQLAVKLGETGSLNKLDQAREQVFYAETTADLATARQAAASARERLARLMGLWDGGLDFRLPNQLPPLPRRPQALPLIEADAVAHRIDLQIARLDLTALAKSLNLTEATRFVTLLDLAGISRRTRDPEGAPFRERGFDVQFQIPIFDGGEVRVRQAAETYNLAFNRLTERAVNVRSEARDAYRIYRSAYDVASHYQREIIPLRKIITEEMQLRFSSMQVDIFALLTEARQRLASLRGAIDARQRFFLAQSDLQTAVNGGGAPAAGGDTSTTIAAAAPADGGH
- a CDS encoding copper oxidase, encoding MFSRRGFLGTAALVGASAVQGRVQAASIPEAAHMDKVVMQPPLHPVSGPDYRPVVTLNGWSLPFRMNGDWKEFHLVAEPVVREFAEGMKVNLWGYNGQSPGPTIEAVEGDKVRIFVTNRLPEYTTVHWHGMIIPSGMDGVGGLTQPHIQPGKTFVYEFEMRKSGTFMYHPHSDEMVQMAMGMMGMVVVHPRDPNFRPVDRDFVFVMSTYRVDPGTYLPQVNEMTDFNMWTWNARVFPGIDPLPVRLGDKVRVRIGNLSMTNHPIHLHGHSFAVTCTDGGWIPESAQYPETTTDVPVGAVRVFDVLADNPGDWAFHCHKSHHTMNAMGHAVRNLIGVSRKDLAKAVGKLAPDSMAMGSTGMAMGNMEMPAPDNTLPMMTGTGQFGPIEMGGMFTVMKIREDLARDDYRDPGPYKFPQGTVAYEVEAPDAAPVRQPGKPTHKMKM